One genomic window of Triplophysa rosa linkage group LG11, Trosa_1v2, whole genome shotgun sequence includes the following:
- the hbaa2 gene encoding hemoglobin, alpha adult 2: MSLTAKDKAVVKAFWGKISGKADAIGQEALVRMLLVYPQTKIYFAHWPDTSSNSPNVKKHGKTVMGAISDAVGKMDDLLGGLSKLSDIHATQLRIDPGNFKILSHNILVALAVNFPADFTAEVHVSIDKFLSAVSAALADKYR, from the exons ATGAGTTTGACAGCTAAGGACAAAGCCGTAGTCAAGGCCTTCTGGGGTAAAATCTCTGGTAAAGCCGACGCCATTGGCCAAGAAGCTCTTGTAAG AATGCTTCTTGTCTACCCTCAgaccaaaatatattttgctcaTTGGCCTGACACCTCTTCTAACTCTCCCAATGTGAAGAAGCACGGCAAAACGGTGATGGGAGCCATCTCTGATGCTGTGGGTAAAATGGACGATCTTCTTGGTGGATTGAGCAAACTGAGCGATATACATGCCACACAGCTTCGCATAGATCCTGGAAACTTCAAG attttgtCTCATAACATCCTCGTGGCTCTTGCTGTTAATTTCCCCGCTGACTTCACTGCCGAGGTGCACGTGTCCATTGACAAGTTCCTGTCGGCTGTATCTGCTGCCCTCGCTGATAAATACAGATAA
- the hbba2 gene encoding hemoglobin, beta adult 2 — protein sequence MVEWSAAERKIVADVWGKMSIDEIGPQALARLLIVYPWTQRYFGSFGNLSSAGSVLGNPKVSEHGKTVLGALEKAVKNLDDIKGLYSKLSKLHCDKLNVDPDNFRLLADCLSIVIATKFGSAFNPEVQATWQKFLCVVVAALSSRYF from the exons ATGGTGGAGTGGTCAGCTGCCGAACGCAAGATTGTTGCTGATGTCTGGGGCAAAATGAGCATTGATGAAATCGGCCCCCAGGCTTTGGCAAG GTTGCTGATCGTGTATCCCTGGACTCAGAGGTATTTCGGTTCCTTTGGAAACCTATCCAGTGCAGGTTCAGTCCTGGGCAATCCTAAAGTGTCTGAACATGGCAAAACTGTGCTCGGTGCGCTGGAAAAGGCCGTGAAGAACCTGGATGACATTAAAGGCCTTTACTCCAAACTAAGCAAACTGCACTGTGATAAACTCAACGTTGATCCCGACAATTTCAGG CTGTTGGCCGATTGTCTAAGCATTGTCATTGCGACCAAATTCGGATCCGCCTTCAACCCTGAGGTTCAGGCCACTTGGCAGAAATTCCTGTGTGTCGTTGTGGCCGCTCTCTCCAGCAGATACTTCTGA
- the LOC130561296 gene encoding mucin-17-like, translating into MSETPVIDDLYANSNLPAPPSASHHSSSGSESLIDSPASSRGRQLRRSAPRKAKSRGGTSSPGPKRRPPPSPASSYTSTRNTIPAIQKWTVQGLRLALSNADVQFHRRMTKAELYCLYASSLADTASPKSAPQKTINKPGAARGSPYSRPGQSTSTARRGRPLASRHSRISASAGTATDFPDAMNPSIEGFQQLVPLAVGQLHPPANTPPAVNTAGHPRNISSPAPGAPVLSHPVPTPGSWPTAPPSTTSARLPQLAMQAPVLGHFPATLEAAASASMTPLAAQAAAIPSLLSLPQNRSNFSLATATAMPVPINAPALEPPPVSGNIRSQILTEVQAAGAQSRSLANTGTSLFGADIPVNHPLKTLLDASLNSITQAVSLRTLQSYLTVWKSFKSFHQAFNIPFPDFSVLTITSYISFLNSSKNLQASSIKGYMSGVQFFHKLIFNSPSAAIASSQTSMLIKGIQRTQPARPDARQPITLDILTRCISTLRKGYHSKHVDRTLDTMFILAFFGFLRCSEMATTSIFNPLIHPTVSDLSVLDSETMSFSIKQSKTDQTRRGHFIYIFNLQSPIQPYQTLLAYLHFWKSQTKTTLDPLFVDESNCPDTCFWFQKHLKAVLLLSGIPADHFSGHSFRIGVATTAAQKGLSQSQIQALGRWTSEAFKSYIRSDHSIIREAHRTLISQII; encoded by the exons ATGTCCGAGACCCCCGTCATCGACGATTTATATGCCAACAGCAATCTTCCAGCGCCGCCGAGCGCATCCCATCATTCCAGCTCAGGCTCGGAATCATTAATCGATTCCCCGGCTTCATCACGGGGCCGCCAGCTCCGCCGTTCTGCACCTCGAAAGGCTAAATCCAGAGGTGGCACTTCATCACCTGGCCCAAAGAGACGTCCACCTCCTTCTCCGGCTTCTTCGTACACCTCTACTCGCAACACGATCCCCGCCATCCAGAAATGGACTGTCCAGGGCCTACGACTGGCTCTTTCCAACGCGGACGTCCAATTCCACAGGCGGATGACCAAGGCGGAGCTTTATTGCCTCTACGCCTCTTCCCTGGCGGATACCGCCTCACCGAAGTCCGCTCCGCAAAAAACCATCAACAAGCCGGGCGCGGCTCGTGGTTCTCCTTATTCCCGGCCCGGGCAATCCACCTCCACGGCTCGTCGTGGCCGCCCGCTGGCAAGCCGGCACAGCAGGATTTCGGCGAGCGCGGGTACCGCCACGGATTTCCCGGACGCCATGAACCCATCGATCGAGGGCTTCCAGCAACTCGTCCCTCTCGCCGTAGGCCAGCTTCATCCTCCAGCCAACACCCCGCCAGCAGTCAACACTGCGGGTCATCCACGAAACATTAGCTCACCAGCACCTGGAGCTCCGGTGCTTTCTCACCCAGTCCCCACCCCTGGCTCTTGGCCCACGGCGCCTCCATCGACGACTAGTGCAAGGCTGCCTCAGCTAGCGATGCAGGCGCCGGTCCTCGGCCATTTCCCAGCCACCCTAGAAGCCGCTGCTAGCGCGAGCATGACTCCGCTAGCCGCTCAGGCGGCCGCCATCCCctcccttctctctcttccgCAGAACCGATCGAACTTCTCATTGGCCACGGCGACAGCAATGCCAGTACCGATCAACGCACCAGCCTTGGAACCGCCTCCAGTTTCGGGGAACATCAGATCTCAGATCTTGACAG AAGTTCAGGCTGCTGGCGCCCAAAGCAGATCCCTTGCCAACACCGGTACCTCCCTATTCGGAGCTGATATTCCGGTAAACCACCCCCTAAAAACCCTCCTCGATGCCTCTCTAAACTCCATCACCCAAGCCGTTTCCCTTAGGACTCTCCAATCTTATCTCACTGTTTGGAAAAGCTTCAAGTCTTTTCACCAGGCGTTCAACATTCCCTTTCCCGATTTTTCTGTCCTCACCATCACCTCCTACATCTCCTTTCTAAACTCTTCAAAGAACCTCCAAGCCAGCTCAATTAAAGGTTACATGAGTGGAGTCCAGTTCTTCCACAAGCTCATTTTCAACTCTCCATCTGCAGCCATAGCCAGCTCCCAAACCTCTATGCTCATCAAGGGCATTCAAAGAACCCAGCCCGCTCGCCCAGACGCCAGGCAACCTATAACCCTGGATATACTGACCAGATGCATTTCTACCCTCCGTAAAGGATATCACTCCAAGCACGTCGATCGCACACTCGACACCATGTTTATCCTAGCATTCTTCGGCTTTCTAAGATGTTCGGAAATGGCTACCACATCCATCTTTAACCCGCTAATCCATCCAACGGTATCGGACCTGTCAGTACTCGATTCAGAGACGATGTCATTCTCAATTAAACAAAGCAAGACGGACCAAACCAGGAGAGGACATTTCATCTACATATTCAACCTCCAGTCACCAATTCAACCTTATCAGACCCTCCTAGCCTACCTTCACTTCTGGAAATCCCAAACCAAAACCACATTGGATCCTCTCTTCGTCGACGAATCCAACTGCCCAGATACATGCTTCTGGTTCCAAAAGCACCTCAAAGCCGTCCTGCTCCTGTCCGGCATCCCCGCAGACCACTTTTCCGGCCACTCCTTCCGCATAGGCGTAGCAACCACAGCCGCCCAAAAAGGCCTCTCGCAGTCTCAAATTCAAGCACTAGGGCGCTGGACATCGGAAGCTTTCAAGAGCTACATCAGGTCAGATCACTCCATCATCAGGGAAGCCCATCGAACCCTCATTTCCCAAATCATCTAA